ACTTTAATCCTTTGTATAAAGAATTTTGAACTAATTCATCAACTTCTCTACCTTCTTCATCAATTTTAAAAGCAGTTGTTATTTTTAATTGATTGTCAGAACCATATGTTTTAACTTCAGGAGCAGATTGGAAAGCACCTTTTAAAGAAGAAGCAACTTCAGTAGCATTCATATCTTGATCAAAACGAACAACGTAAGAACGTCCTCCTTTAAAATCAACACCTTGCTTTAATCCTAAAGTAAATATTGATATTAAACCAGCTAAAATAAAGAATCCAGAAATGATGTAAGCTAACTTACGTTTCTTTAAAAATTCAATACTAATACTGTTAAACCAGTTTTTAGAAATATTGGTATTGAATGTTAAGTTTGTTCCTTTATTAACAGCTCCGTCTATAAATAAACGAGTAATAAAAATGGCTGTAAATAAAGATGTAGCAATACCTAACATTAAAGTATAAGCAAAACCTTTAATTGGTCCTGTACCAAAAACAAATAAGATAAGACCAGTTAAAAAAGTTGTAATGTTTGCATCAATAATGGCAGATAAAGCTCCTTTAAAACTAAAACCTTCATCAACAGCTGTTTCTAAACTCTTACCACCTCTTAAAGCTTCTTTAATTCTTTCGAAAATAATAACGTTTGCATCTACTGACATACCTATTGTTAAGATAATACCAGCAATACCAGGTAAAGTTAATACCGCATTAAAAGATACTAACCACCCGAAAATAAATAAGATATTTACTAATAAAGCAATGTTTGAAAATAAACCAGCTTTACCATAGTATAAAATCATCCAACCTAATATTAACAAGATAGCTAATCCAAAAGACCAAATACTTGCATCAATAGATTCCTGACCTAAAGATGGTCCAACAACCTCCATTTGAATAATTCTTGCAGGGGCAGGTAATTTACCAGCCTTTAATACTGTAGAAATATCTTGAGCTTCTTCAACAGTCATTGTTCCTCCAGAAATCTGAGTACTACCTCCTGCAATAACACCATTTACAACAGGCGCAGTATATACATAATTATCTAAAACAACAGCTACGAATTTACCAACGTTTTCACCAGTCATTTTTGCCCATTTCTTAGTACCTGTACCGTTCATTAACATAGAAACAACAGGTTTACTCATTTGGTCAAAATCTTGATTAGCATCTGCGATTACGTCACCGTCAATAGCAGGCTTGTTGTTTCTGTTTGATTTTATTGCATATAAACCAATAATTTCAGAAGTAACACCTTCAGCATTTGTATTTGCTTGTGCTTTATAATCCCATAAGAACTTAACATATTTTAAATTGCTTGGTAGTAAAGCCCTTACGCTTTTTTCAGCTAATAAACTATTTACTTTAGCTGTATCTTGTACTCTAGCTTGTGCAACTAAAGAACTCATTTGTTGTTGGTTTTGAGCTACATTAGGAAATAAGTAAGTAAATAAGTTCTTTTTATTTTCAACTTTAGTTGAATCTGCTGATTCCCCTAATAAATCATCAATATCGTCAGTTTTGGTAGAATCTTTAACTTGTTCAACAGAAGAATCATCTTTTAATAATTCAGCAACCTTAGAATTTGCTGCAAAGAAAAAGTTTTGAATTTCTGCGTTTGTATATACTTCCCAAAACTGTAATTCAGCAGTACTGGTAATTAATTTAGTAACACGCTCTATATCTTTTGCACCTGCTAATTCAATTTGAATCCTACCAGAAGTACCAATACGTTGAATACTTGGCTGTGTAACTCCAAATTTATCAATACGACTACGTAATACTTCAAAAGAAGTATTAATAGAAGTATTAATTTCTTGTTGAAGAACTTCTTTTACTTCTGTATTTGTTTTATTAAAGTCAATTTTTTCACGTAAAGACTTTGTTCCAAAAATAGCAGGGTCACTCAATTTAACACTTCCGTTACTTAAAGTTTCGAATTCATTAAAAAATAAATCAAGATAATTTTCTTGACTTTCTTTTTGAGCTTCACTGGCTTTTTCCAAAGCACTTCTAAAAACAGTGTTGTTTGACTTGTTTGCTAAAGCAATTAAAATATCTTTCACAGATACCTGTAAAATTGCGTTTATACCACCTTTTAAGTCTAAACCAAGGTTCATTTCACGTTCTCTAACTTCGTTGAAAGTATAGTTAGTAACTCCTAAATCTACAACTTGTTTATTTGAAACACTATCTAGATACTTTCTTTCGAACTTAGCTAACTCTCTACCGTTGTTACCTTTAACGTTTTCCTTTGCATATACTTTAGCGTTATCTTCTACTTTGTTAGCAAAAAATGTAAACGACAATTGGTACAAGCTTACTAATCCGAAAAGGACAGCAAATAATTTAATAAGACCTTTGTTTTGCATCTATAATAGTTTAATTCGAGTTCTTTTTTTTAAACGTGCAAATATAGTATTTCAAAAAAGATTTGCCAATTCTTTTGCCATATTTATGTAAATAGCATGTTTTTAATTAAATAAAGCTAATAAATGTCATTATGTTCAGAAATTATATTAGGTATATTTACCTGAAATTTTAATATAAATAAATAACTTAAATTATTCAATGACTTATGGCGCATTTAACTGATATTGAAATAGCTCAATCAAAAGATTTACAACATATTAAGTATATCGCTGAAAAACTTAATGTAAAGGAAGATGATTTAGAAATGTATGGGAAATATAAAGCTAAATTACCTTTAGATTTAATCGATGAAGAAAAAGTAAAAAAAAATAATTTAGTTTTAGTTACAGCCTTAACCCCAACTCCTGCTGGTGAAGGGAAAACAACAGTATCTATAGGATTAACAGAAGGGTTGAATAAAATAGACAAACAAGCTACAGTTGTGTTACGTGAACCTTCATTGGGGCCAGTTTTTGGAATTAAAGGTGGTGCTGCTGGAGGTGGTTACTCTCAAGTAGTTCCTATGGAAGATATTAATCTTCATTTTACAGGTGATTTTAACGCAATTGAAAAAGCTAATAATTTGTTATCAGCATTAATTGATAATAATTTACAAAGCAAAATTAATAATTTAAACATTGATCCTAGAACTATTTTATGGAAACGTGTAATTGATATGAATGATCGTGCTTTACGCCAAATTACTATTGGTTTAGGAGGAACAGGAAACGGAATTCCTCGTGAAGATGGTTTTAATATCACACCAGCATCAGAAGTAATGGCAATACTTTGTATGGCGGTAAGCTTTAATGATTTAAAAAAGAGATTAGGTAATATATTTATAGGTTTTACATTTGATAAAAAGCCAATTTTTGCAAGTGATTTAAAAGCACAAGACGCAATGTCAATTTTGTTAAAAGATGCAATTAAACCCAATTTAGTTCAAACCTTAGAAGAAAATCCAGCAATTATTCATGGTGGTCCTTTTGCAAACATTGCACAAGGAACAAATACTATTCTTGCAACTAAAATGGGATTGTCATTATCTAACTATGTAGTAACAGAAGCAGGATTTGGTGCAGATTTAGGTGCGGAGAAGTTTTTAAATATTAAATCGCAATTTGCAGGTTTAAATCCGAAATGTGTTGTGCTAGTTGCTACTGTAAGAGCATTACGTCATCATGGAGGAGCTAAGAAAGAAGAATATAATACACCAAGCTTAGAAAGAGTTCAAAATGGATTTAAAAACCTTGAAAAACATATTGAAAATATTCGGAAGTTTAATATAGAGCCAGTAGTTGCAATCAATTCATTTATTTCTGATTCAGAAAAAGAAGTAAATTTTGTAATTGAAGCATGCAGCAAATTAGGAGTTGAAGCTGTTGTTTCAGAAGGATGGGCAAAAGGAGGAGAGGGAACCAAAAAATTAGCGGAAGCCGTTGTTGATGTTGTTGAAAATAAAGCAACACAATTTAAGCCTTTATATGATTGGAAAAGCCCTATAAAAGATAAGATAGAAATAATTGCAAAAGAAATATATGGAGCAACAGCTGTGACATATGATAAAAAGGCAGAATTAAACTTACGTAGAATAGATAGGTTAGGTTTTAATGATTTTGCTGTATGTATGGCAAAAACACAAAAATCATTTTCAGATAATGATAAATTAATTGGAAGACCAGAAGGTTTTACCGTAAATGTTCGTGAAATTGAAATCGCTGCTGGAGCACAATTTGTAATTCCTGTTTTAGGAAAAATGATGCGTATGCCTGGGTTACCAGCTATACCTGCTTCAGAAAACATGAGTATTGATAATAATGGAGTAATTTCCGGATTGTCATAAAGAATAATAGAAGGTTGTAAATTGAAAATATCGAATGTGTAACATTCGGGATTTTTTGTAATCTTGTATTCAGTTTTTGTACTTGGAAACCGATTCATCAATATTTATTGATTCAAAGATTGAATTACTAATCGTGTAATTAATTTGAGTATTAGGGTTTACAGGATAATAAAAACTAATTTATCTACAGATACGTTTTCTTTTTTATCAATTAGATTTATTACTGGTTATTTGATTTTCAAAAATTATTGAAATGACATCGTTGTACTCATCTGGTAAAGAGATTTTAGAAAAACGATTCTTTATGTTTCTAATCCTATTATGTTGAATAGACAAATAAACGATCTAATCTTTTAAAGATAATTGTCTCTAACCTCTGAACATATATTGAAAACTTAAAGAAGACATAAATTAGTACCTAACCAATATTAATCTGATAAGTAATGCGTTATTTTTATTAAGTCATTTTTCTTTTTCAGTAAATTCAATGGAGGAGGAGTAATATATTAATTGAGCTATTTTTTTTAGCTCAATAGCTTAAGTATTCTTGTTAAATATAAAGGTGTTCCTTTTTATTTATACTCCCTTAACATTATACTTAATTTAAAATAATGAACTTAATGGATTAACTAATCTATTTCCAAAAAAAAAAGCAACCTCTTTTTAGGTTGCTTTTATATCGTTTATCTAGGTGAAGTTAATTAACCCCACGTTGTTTATTAACTACGTCTTGTAGTTGACGTCTTAATTTTTGTTCTTTATCAATAGAATTTCTTTTATACTGTTCAAGTTCAAGCTCAACGTCAGTTAATAAATTTTTAATTTCTTTAGTAACTGAATTACTGTTATTAAAACGGTAGATAAAAAAAGCTAAACCAATTAAAAGTATCCCGATAATACTCCATAAAATAGTGTTATACGTTCCTTTATTTAAAGGAATTCCTATAAAAGAAAAAGCATCCTCTTTATCAATAGATACAGATAAATTACTGTTTAATGTATCTATTTTGGTTTGTAAAGAAGTAATGGACTTTTGTTGTTGGTTTATTTTTAGTTGTTTTGAAACAGCATCCTCTTTAATGATTTTAATGCTGTCTAATATGTTTTTTTGAAGGCTCAAAAAAGCGTTCTTTTTTACAACTTTATAAATTTGATAATTATTTGAATTTTTATAAAGTTTTTTAAACTGGTTTTTAACAGTGTTTGGTTCGTTGGTTATTACCGTTTGAGCAATAACGCTCTGAGTAAGAATGAAAAATAAAAGTATTCTTAAGGTTTTCATAGATGATAATTTCATTTCAATAATTAATCTAATTGGTTTAAAAAAACCCAAACGTTTAAGTTTGGGTTTTTAGTATAAGCAAGTATATGAAACTTTATTTTACTTTTTCTACAACAGCCTTAAAAGCTTCTGGGTTGTTCATAGCTAAATCGGCTAAAACCTTACGGTTTAATTCGATACTGTTAGCTTTTACTTTACCCATAAACTGAGAGTAAGACATTCCATACTGACGGGCTCCAGCGTTAATACGTTGAATCCATAATGAACGGAAGTTTCTCTTATTGTTTTTACGGTCACGATAAGCATATGTCATCGCTTTTTCTACCGCATTTTTTGCTACTGTGTAAACGTTTTTACGTCTTCCAAAGTAACCTTTTGCTGCCTTCAAGATTTTTTTTCTTCTTTTTCTTGAGGCTACTGAATTTACTGATCTTGGCATAATTCAAATGGTTTTTTGTAGTAGGCGATCGAAATTCGATACTTAATTAAGCCTAACTCCATGGTTAATAATTAAATTCCCTGTGCTAACAATTAGTTTAAAACTAATTGTCGCTTAATGTTCGATACATCAGATTTGTG
This genomic stretch from Tenacibaculum sp. Bg11-29 harbors:
- the secDF gene encoding protein translocase subunit SecDF; the encoded protein is MQNKGLIKLFAVLFGLVSLYQLSFTFFANKVEDNAKVYAKENVKGNNGRELAKFERKYLDSVSNKQVVDLGVTNYTFNEVREREMNLGLDLKGGINAILQVSVKDILIALANKSNNTVFRSALEKASEAQKESQENYLDLFFNEFETLSNGSVKLSDPAIFGTKSLREKIDFNKTNTEVKEVLQQEINTSINTSFEVLRSRIDKFGVTQPSIQRIGTSGRIQIELAGAKDIERVTKLITSTAELQFWEVYTNAEIQNFFFAANSKVAELLKDDSSVEQVKDSTKTDDIDDLLGESADSTKVENKKNLFTYLFPNVAQNQQQMSSLVAQARVQDTAKVNSLLAEKSVRALLPSNLKYVKFLWDYKAQANTNAEGVTSEIIGLYAIKSNRNNKPAIDGDVIADANQDFDQMSKPVVSMLMNGTGTKKWAKMTGENVGKFVAVVLDNYVYTAPVVNGVIAGGSTQISGGTMTVEEAQDISTVLKAGKLPAPARIIQMEVVGPSLGQESIDASIWSFGLAILLILGWMILYYGKAGLFSNIALLVNILFIFGWLVSFNAVLTLPGIAGIILTIGMSVDANVIIFERIKEALRGGKSLETAVDEGFSFKGALSAIIDANITTFLTGLILFVFGTGPIKGFAYTLMLGIATSLFTAIFITRLFIDGAVNKGTNLTFNTNISKNWFNSISIEFLKKRKLAYIISGFFILAGLISIFTLGLKQGVDFKGGRSYVVRFDQDMNATEVASSLKGAFQSAPEVKTYGSDNQLKITTAFKIDEEGREVDELVQNSLYKGLKSYLGTTSYEDFKPGFEKAGSGIMSYMKVEPTIADDIKKSALWAVIGSLIVVFLYILLRFRKMSYSIGAVAAVFHDVLVVLGVFSIFYKFMPFDMEIGQSFIAAILTVVGYSLNDTVVIFDRIREYADNSNSLTAGLVDKALSSTLGRTINTSLTTLLVMLAIFFFGGDSIKGFMFALIVGVVVGTYSSLFVATPVMFDVSKKEDKE
- a CDS encoding formate--tetrahydrofolate ligase, with product MAHLTDIEIAQSKDLQHIKYIAEKLNVKEDDLEMYGKYKAKLPLDLIDEEKVKKNNLVLVTALTPTPAGEGKTTVSIGLTEGLNKIDKQATVVLREPSLGPVFGIKGGAAGGGYSQVVPMEDINLHFTGDFNAIEKANNLLSALIDNNLQSKINNLNIDPRTILWKRVIDMNDRALRQITIGLGGTGNGIPREDGFNITPASEVMAILCMAVSFNDLKKRLGNIFIGFTFDKKPIFASDLKAQDAMSILLKDAIKPNLVQTLEENPAIIHGGPFANIAQGTNTILATKMGLSLSNYVVTEAGFGADLGAEKFLNIKSQFAGLNPKCVVLVATVRALRHHGGAKKEEYNTPSLERVQNGFKNLEKHIENIRKFNIEPVVAINSFISDSEKEVNFVIEACSKLGVEAVVSEGWAKGGEGTKKLAEAVVDVVENKATQFKPLYDWKSPIKDKIEIIAKEIYGATAVTYDKKAELNLRRIDRLGFNDFAVCMAKTQKSFSDNDKLIGRPEGFTVNVREIEIAAGAQFVIPVLGKMMRMPGLPAIPASENMSIDNNGVISGLS
- a CDS encoding tRNA (guanine-N1)-methyltransferase, giving the protein MKTLRILLFFILTQSVIAQTVITNEPNTVKNQFKKLYKNSNNYQIYKVVKKNAFLSLQKNILDSIKIIKEDAVSKQLKINQQQKSITSLQTKIDTLNSNLSVSIDKEDAFSFIGIPLNKGTYNTILWSIIGILLIGLAFFIYRFNNSNSVTKEIKNLLTDVELELEQYKRNSIDKEQKLRRQLQDVVNKQRGVN
- the rplT gene encoding 50S ribosomal protein L20, with protein sequence MPRSVNSVASRKRRKKILKAAKGYFGRRKNVYTVAKNAVEKAMTYAYRDRKNNKRNFRSLWIQRINAGARQYGMSYSQFMGKVKANSIELNRKVLADLAMNNPEAFKAVVEKVK